Proteins from one Daphnia pulicaria isolate SC F1-1A chromosome 3, SC_F0-13Bv2, whole genome shotgun sequence genomic window:
- the LOC124329362 gene encoding uncharacterized protein LOC124329362 isoform X3, whose protein sequence is MNYIIHTNLKNIYVCSDHFVTGKPSGEFHKKHVDWEPSINVGSNKTKQFLDGDHQVRNNVAFDKADTPPLIDVETATEDTSNSFDEDVALIGDTLLISDSHPIPSLNDVTTSTETFDALPALNNSSQSIRDVEFTSGDSSLTTSVDQVTELMLQLTVLKEKLFLTEEKLVYVNEMI, encoded by the exons ATGAATTACATCATCCACACCAACTTGAAAAATATCTATGTGTGTTCGGATCACTTTGTTACAG GAAAGCCGAGTGGAGAATTCCACAAAAAACATGTTGATTGGGAACCCTCTATAAATGTGGGATCAAATAAGACGAAACAATTTCTAG ATGGTGATCATCAAGTACGTAATAATGTTGCTTTTGACAAGGCTGATACACCTCCATTGATAGATGTTGAAACTGCAACTGAAGATACCTCAAACAGTTTCGATGAAGATGTTGCATTAATTGGAGATACACTTCTAATAAGTGATTCTCATCCAATCCCATCCTTGAACGATGTAACAACAAGTACGGAAACT TTTGATGCATTGC CTGCATTAAATAATTCAAGTCAATCCATCAGGGACGTCGAATTTACTTCCGGTGATTCATCACTAACAACTTCAGTTGATCAAGTAACAGAATTAATGTTGCAActtactgttttaaaagaaaaactatttcttaCTGAAGAAAAACTCGTGTATGTTAATGAAATGATCTGA
- the LOC124329362 gene encoding uncharacterized protein LOC124329362 isoform X2: protein MNYIIHTNLKNIYVCSDHFVTGKPSGEFHKKHVDWEPSINVGSNKTKQFLDGDHQVRNNVAFDKADTPPLIDVETATEDTSNSFDEDVALIGDTLLISDSHPIPSLNDVTTSTETFDMTSTADDETIITVETTFDALPALNNSSQSIRDVEFTSGDSSLTTSVFVFICCTLTEVYLGE, encoded by the exons ATGAATTACATCATCCACACCAACTTGAAAAATATCTATGTGTGTTCGGATCACTTTGTTACAG GAAAGCCGAGTGGAGAATTCCACAAAAAACATGTTGATTGGGAACCCTCTATAAATGTGGGATCAAATAAGACGAAACAATTTCTAG ATGGTGATCATCAAGTACGTAATAATGTTGCTTTTGACAAGGCTGATACACCTCCATTGATAGATGTTGAAACTGCAACTGAAGATACCTCAAACAGTTTCGATGAAGATGTTGCATTAATTGGAGATACACTTCTAATAAGTGATTCTCATCCAATCCCATCCTTGAACGATGTAACAACAAGTACGGAAACTTTTGACATGACTTCAACTGCCGATGATGAAACTATCATAACGGTTGAAACCACCTTTGATGCATTGC CTGCATTAAATAATTCAAGTCAATCCATCAGGGACGTCGAATTTACTTCCGGTGATTCATCACTAACAACTTCAGTT TTCGTGTTCATCTGTTGTACCCTTACTGAAGTGTATTTAGGTGAATAA
- the LOC124329362 gene encoding uncharacterized protein LOC124329362 isoform X1, with translation MNYIIHTNLKNIYVCSDHFVTGKPSGEFHKKHVDWEPSINVGSNKTKQFLDGDHQVRNNVAFDKADTPPLIDVETATEDTSNSFDEDVALIGDTLLISDSHPIPSLNDVTTSTETFDMTSTADDETIITVETTFDALPALNNSSQSIRDVEFTSGDSSLTTSVDQVTELMLQLTVLKEKLFLTEEKLVYVNEMI, from the exons ATGAATTACATCATCCACACCAACTTGAAAAATATCTATGTGTGTTCGGATCACTTTGTTACAG GAAAGCCGAGTGGAGAATTCCACAAAAAACATGTTGATTGGGAACCCTCTATAAATGTGGGATCAAATAAGACGAAACAATTTCTAG ATGGTGATCATCAAGTACGTAATAATGTTGCTTTTGACAAGGCTGATACACCTCCATTGATAGATGTTGAAACTGCAACTGAAGATACCTCAAACAGTTTCGATGAAGATGTTGCATTAATTGGAGATACACTTCTAATAAGTGATTCTCATCCAATCCCATCCTTGAACGATGTAACAACAAGTACGGAAACTTTTGACATGACTTCAACTGCCGATGATGAAACTATCATAACGGTTGAAACCACCTTTGATGCATTGC CTGCATTAAATAATTCAAGTCAATCCATCAGGGACGTCGAATTTACTTCCGGTGATTCATCACTAACAACTTCAGTTGATCAAGTAACAGAATTAATGTTGCAActtactgttttaaaagaaaaactatttcttaCTGAAGAAAAACTCGTGTATGTTAATGAAATGATCTGA
- the LOC124329525 gene encoding WD repeat and FYVE domain-containing protein 3-like, whose protein sequence is MGGVVRMWSLDYVQVPNEETPAQVRTEETAEAPKIVEESKEDSPDVAELPGAILQRQASVSSLPISCGDSSEHEGPDSTSSPTPTQPKEGENPSLEQPEQQQQSTEPLQTSRSDSSLNGTFEMISESEVRKSAIQQQQQQQTPEANVVAPFVSQQPGKKFRHVLKEGFKWQRQLIFRTKLTMHTAYDRQDNSEPASVTSLAISKDNRTVLVGDARGRIHSWSVMGRSVADHWLRDDTVEMCTKCRVKFSLTERRHHCRNCGHVFCCRCTRYESEIMQ, encoded by the exons ATGGGCGGAGTCGTTCGAATGTGGTCCCTCGACTACGTCCAG GTTCCCAACGAGGAAACGCCGGCACAAGTGAGGACGGAAGAAACGGCCGAGGCTCCTAAAATCGTCGAAGAATCGAAAGAGGATTCACCTGACGTTGCCGAACTGCCCGGCGCCATTCTTCAGCGACAGGCGTCCGTCAGCAGTTTGCCCATCAGCTGCGGCGACAGCAGTGAACACGAAGGGCCTGACAGCA CTTCTTCGCCCACTCCAACTCAACCAAAGGAGGGGGAGAATCCATCGCTGGAACAaccggaacaacaacaacaatcgacTGAGCCGTTGCAGACGAGCCGGAGCGATTCGAGTCTGAACGGAACGTTCGAAATGATTAGCGAGTCGGAAGTGAGGAAGAGCgccatccagcagcaacagcagcagcagacgcccGAAGCTAACGTGGTGGCTCCTTTTGTTAGCCAACAACCGGGCAAGAAATTCCGCCACGTCCTGAAAGAAg GTTTCAAGTGGCAGAGGCAGTTGATCTTCCGGACGAAGTTGACGATGCACACGGCCTACGATCGTCAAGACAACAGCGAACCTGCGTCCGTCACATCTCTGGCCATTTCCaa agacaatCGAACTGTATTGGTGGGCGACGCCCGCGGTCGCATCCATTCGTGGAGCGTGATGGGCCGCTCGGTGGCCGACCATTGGCTCCGCGACGACACGGTCGAAATGTGCACCAAATGCCGCGTGAAATTCTCGTTGACTGAGCGCCGACATCACTGCCGCAACTGCGGACACGTCTTCTGCTGCCg TTGCACTCGCTACGAGTCTGAAATTATGCAATAG